The following are from one region of the Bradyrhizobium septentrionale genome:
- a CDS encoding acyl-CoA thioesterase, with the protein MLTKTPHLFDEATAVTAGDSRWQGRTSPDYWAFVGPFGGCTAATILRALMQHPQRAGDPLALTVNYCAPVAEGVFDLDVRLVKANRSSQHWSVEMTQGGGEVATLATAVFAERRPSWSHQPADFPGAVPFEQLRSYPKLAMTWANQYDFRFAEGEPKFSGSAAKEPSSAYSKMWIADRVPRKLDALSLMSMSDAFFGRVFHARHELVPFGTVSLTTYFHADAADLDAEDTTRVLATADAKTFHKSYGDQHGELWSPSGRLLATTTQIAYFKA; encoded by the coding sequence ATGCTCACCAAGACCCCGCACCTTTTCGATGAAGCCACCGCCGTGACCGCCGGTGACAGCCGCTGGCAGGGACGGACCAGCCCGGATTACTGGGCGTTCGTCGGCCCGTTCGGCGGCTGCACGGCGGCGACCATCCTGCGGGCGCTGATGCAGCATCCGCAGCGCGCGGGCGATCCGCTGGCACTGACGGTCAATTACTGCGCGCCGGTCGCCGAGGGCGTGTTCGATCTCGATGTCCGCCTGGTCAAGGCCAATCGTTCGAGCCAGCACTGGTCGGTCGAGATGACGCAGGGCGGCGGCGAGGTCGCGACGCTGGCGACCGCGGTGTTCGCCGAGCGCCGGCCCTCGTGGTCGCACCAGCCGGCCGACTTTCCCGGCGCGGTGCCGTTCGAGCAGCTCCGGTCCTATCCGAAGCTCGCAATGACCTGGGCCAATCAGTACGATTTCCGCTTTGCCGAGGGCGAGCCGAAATTCAGCGGCAGCGCCGCGAAGGAGCCGTCGAGCGCCTATTCCAAGATGTGGATTGCCGACCGCGTGCCGCGCAAGCTTGATGCGCTGTCGCTGATGTCGATGTCGGACGCCTTCTTCGGCCGCGTGTTCCACGCGCGGCACGAGCTGGTGCCGTTCGGCACGGTGTCGCTGACGACCTATTTCCACGCCGACGCGGCGGACCTGGACGCAGAGGACACCACCCGCGTGCTCGCCACGGCCGACGCCAAGACCTTCCACAAGAGCTATGGCGACCAGCACGGCGAATTGTGGTCGCCCTCCGGCCGCCTGCTCGCGACCACGACGCAGATCGCTTACTTCAAGGCATAG
- a CDS encoding phosphoenolpyruvate carboxykinase codes for MQETGVHNGAFGADKFGLKNLKGVHWNYGAPQLYEHSLRNGEAVLSADGALCADTGEFTGRSPKDKFTVRDDLTDKSMWWAGNQSITSEQFAALYADFLKHAEGMTLFAQDLYGGADPTHRIKTRVFTELAWHSLFIRTLLIRPETSELASFVPELTIIDLPSFRADPKRHGCKSENVVAIDFARKIVLIGGSYYAGEMKKSVFTTLNFYLPEKGVMPMHCSANVGPDGDSAIFFGLSGTGKTTLSADPKRTLIGDDEHGWSADGIFNFEGGCYAKCIKLSAEAEPEIYAASKRFGAVLENVVLGANDRVPDFDDGSKTENTRSAYPLDFIPNASRTGRAPHPKNVVMLAADAFGVMPPIAKLTPAQAMYHFLSGYTAKVAGTERGLGNEPQPEFSTCFGSPFLPRDPSVYGNLLRELIAKHNVDCWLVNTGWTGGKYGTGRRMPIKVTRALLTAALNGSLRNADFRTDKYFGFAVPTSLPGVEPHVLDPIKTWADKVEFDKTARALVGMFQKNFAKFEAQVDAEVRAAAPEVKLAAE; via the coding sequence GTGCAAGAGACGGGCGTGCATAACGGTGCCTTCGGCGCCGACAAATTCGGCTTAAAGAATCTCAAGGGCGTGCATTGGAACTATGGCGCGCCGCAGCTTTACGAGCATTCGTTGCGCAATGGCGAAGCGGTGCTCTCGGCCGATGGCGCGCTTTGCGCGGATACCGGTGAGTTCACCGGCCGCAGCCCGAAGGACAAGTTCACGGTCCGCGACGACCTGACCGACAAGAGCATGTGGTGGGCTGGCAACCAGTCGATCACGTCGGAGCAGTTTGCGGCGCTCTACGCCGACTTCCTCAAGCATGCCGAAGGCATGACGCTGTTCGCGCAGGATCTCTATGGCGGCGCCGATCCGACGCATCGCATCAAGACCCGCGTCTTCACCGAGCTCGCTTGGCACTCGCTGTTCATCCGCACGCTGCTGATTCGCCCCGAAACGTCGGAGCTCGCGAGCTTCGTGCCGGAACTCACGATCATCGATCTGCCGAGCTTCCGCGCCGATCCGAAACGTCACGGCTGCAAGTCGGAGAACGTTGTCGCGATCGATTTCGCCCGCAAGATCGTCCTGATCGGCGGGTCTTATTATGCCGGCGAGATGAAGAAGAGCGTGTTCACCACGCTGAACTTCTACCTGCCCGAGAAGGGCGTGATGCCGATGCACTGCTCGGCCAATGTCGGCCCCGACGGCGACAGCGCGATCTTCTTCGGCCTGTCAGGCACCGGCAAGACCACGCTCTCGGCCGACCCCAAGCGCACGCTGATCGGCGATGACGAGCACGGCTGGAGCGCCGACGGCATCTTCAATTTCGAAGGCGGCTGCTACGCCAAGTGCATCAAGCTCTCCGCCGAGGCCGAGCCCGAGATCTACGCCGCCAGCAAGCGCTTCGGCGCGGTGCTGGAAAACGTCGTGCTCGGTGCCAACGACCGCGTGCCCGATTTCGACGACGGCTCGAAGACCGAGAACACCCGCTCGGCCTATCCGCTCGATTTCATCCCGAACGCCTCGCGCACCGGCCGCGCGCCGCATCCGAAGAATGTGGTGATGCTCGCCGCCGACGCCTTCGGCGTGATGCCGCCGATCGCCAAGCTGACGCCGGCACAGGCGATGTATCACTTCCTGTCCGGCTACACCGCGAAGGTCGCGGGCACCGAGCGCGGGCTCGGCAACGAGCCGCAGCCGGAATTCTCGACCTGCTTCGGTTCGCCGTTCCTGCCGCGCGATCCGTCGGTCTACGGCAATCTGCTGCGCGAGCTGATCGCCAAGCACAATGTCGATTGCTGGCTGGTCAACACCGGCTGGACCGGCGGCAAGTACGGCACCGGCCGCCGCATGCCGATCAAGGTGACGCGCGCGCTGCTCACCGCGGCGCTGAACGGCAGCTTGCGTAACGCCGACTTCCGCACCGACAAGTATTTCGGCTTCGCGGTGCCGACCTCGCTGCCGGGCGTCGAACCGCACGTCCTCGATCCGATCAAGACCTGGGCCGACAAGGTCGAGTTCGACAAGACCGCGCGTGCGCTGGTCGGCATGTTCCAGAAGAACTTTGCCAAGTTCGAAGCGCAGGTCGACGCCGAAGTCCGTGCCGCCGCGCCGGAAGTGAAGCTGGCGGCGGAGTAG
- the rocF gene encoding arginase has translation MSEADNSRPSRIALLGVPIEIGASQAGPLMGPDALRTAGIARLLEQLDFQVDDHGNLAIPAVVADGPVPANTRFYDEVKTWTRALSERAYWLAHSGAIPIFMGGDHSLSMGSINGVARYWQEKGRPLFALWVDAHADYNTPATTITGNMHGMSAAFLCGEAGLDDLLGGLPRASIPPDQLDLIGTRSVDPLERKLLRQRNVAISDMRQIDEFGVAVLTRRVIERVRAKNGVLHVSFDVDFLDPAVAPGVGTTVPGGATYREAHLIMELLHDSGLVRSLDIVELNPFLDERGRTARVAVELIGSLFGLQITDRQTPSNAVLPEMGE, from the coding sequence ATGTCCGAAGCCGACAATTCCCGACCATCGCGCATCGCTTTGCTGGGCGTTCCCATCGAGATCGGCGCATCGCAGGCCGGTCCGCTGATGGGACCGGACGCGCTGCGCACCGCAGGCATCGCCCGCCTGCTCGAGCAGCTCGACTTCCAAGTTGACGACCACGGCAACCTGGCGATCCCGGCCGTGGTCGCCGACGGCCCGGTGCCGGCGAACACCAGATTCTACGACGAGGTGAAGACCTGGACCCGCGCGCTCTCCGAGCGCGCCTACTGGCTGGCGCATTCCGGCGCGATTCCGATCTTCATGGGCGGCGATCACTCGCTGTCGATGGGATCGATCAACGGCGTCGCGCGCTACTGGCAGGAGAAGGGCCGGCCGCTGTTTGCGCTGTGGGTCGACGCGCATGCCGACTACAACACGCCGGCCACCACCATCACCGGCAACATGCACGGCATGTCCGCGGCCTTCCTGTGCGGCGAGGCTGGCCTCGACGACCTGCTCGGCGGGCTGCCGCGCGCCTCGATCCCGCCCGATCAGCTCGACCTGATCGGCACCCGCTCGGTCGATCCGCTGGAGCGCAAGCTGCTGCGGCAACGCAACGTCGCGATATCGGACATGCGCCAGATCGACGAGTTCGGCGTCGCCGTGCTGACCCGTCGCGTCATCGAGCGCGTCAGGGCCAAGAACGGCGTGCTGCATGTCTCGTTCGATGTCGACTTCCTCGACCCGGCGGTGGCGCCCGGCGTCGGCACCACGGTGCCTGGTGGCGCGACCTATCGGGAAGCGCACCTCATTATGGAGCTGCTGCACGATTCCGGGCTGGTGCGCTCGCTCGATATCGTCGAGCTCAATCCCTTCCTCGACGAGCGCGGCCGCACCGCGCGCGTCGCGGTCGAATTGATCGGCAGCCTGTTCGGCCTGCAGATCACCGACCGCCAGACGCCAAGCAACGCGGTGCTGCCGGAGATGGGCGAGTAG
- a CDS encoding response regulator transcription factor, whose amino-acid sequence MPTIALVDDDRNILTSVSIALEAEGYRIMTYTDGASALDGFRTSPPDLAILDIKMPRMDGMETLRRLRQKSDLPVIFLTSKDEEIDELFGLKMGADDFIRKPFSQRLLVERVKAVLRRGQPKDPTAAPKEPDARALDRGLLRMDPERHTCTWKNEPVTLTVTEFLILQALATRPGVVKSRNALMDAAYDDQVYVDDRTIDSHIKRLRKKFKVVDDDFEMIETLYGVGYRFKEA is encoded by the coding sequence ATGCCCACAATCGCCCTGGTCGACGACGACCGCAACATTCTTACTTCGGTCTCGATCGCGCTCGAAGCCGAAGGCTATCGCATCATGACCTACACGGACGGTGCGTCGGCGCTGGATGGGTTTCGCACGTCGCCGCCCGATCTTGCGATCCTCGATATCAAGATGCCGCGCATGGACGGCATGGAGACGCTGCGCCGGCTGCGCCAGAAGTCCGACCTGCCGGTGATCTTCCTCACCTCCAAGGATGAAGAGATCGACGAATTGTTCGGCCTGAAAATGGGCGCCGACGATTTCATCCGCAAGCCGTTCTCGCAGCGCCTGCTGGTCGAACGCGTCAAGGCCGTGCTCCGCCGCGGCCAGCCGAAGGATCCGACCGCCGCACCGAAGGAGCCGGACGCCCGCGCGCTCGACCGCGGCCTGCTGCGGATGGACCCGGAGCGCCACACCTGCACCTGGAAGAACGAGCCGGTGACGCTCACCGTGACCGAATTCCTGATCCTGCAGGCGCTCGCCACCCGCCCCGGCGTGGTGAAGAGCCGCAACGCGCTGATGGACGCGGCCTATGACGACCAGGTCTATGTCGACGACCGCACCATCGACAGCCACATCAAGCGGCTGCGCAAGAAGTTCAAGGTGGTCGACGACGATTTCGAGATGATCGAGACGCTGTACGGCGTCGGCTATCGCTTCAAGGAAGCCTGA
- a CDS encoding CHAT domain-containing tetratricopeptide repeat protein → MKSGIHLIVTLGLALAASSSLSAPSFAQQGSVAALSAKINALSRAGKYAEALPLAQGQLDSLEKKYGSDNRDVAAALNNLAQIYGAQGRDAEAEPLLKRAIAILDRVSGLDSADAAPELNNLAALYQRQERYADAEPLFKRALAIREKALGRNHPDLGQSLNNLATLYEKLGRHADSEPLFKRALAIYEKAAGPEHPAVATLLNNIGQVEKVQGRYSEAEPLIRRSLAIREKVLGREHPDVARSLNNLADLDERQRRYADAEPLYQRAVAIRQGALGPDHPDLAISLNNLAGLYQAEGRSADALPIVETTITNGRAQLRVALPVLLAAQRQQLLAGDRALDAALNVVQRATQSSAASAVNKLAVRLAAGTDRLAQLVRRDQDLAAEAEALDKSLLSAVSKDRAKRDAAGEARSRARLAAIATERAGLQKTFATEFPDYAALSNPMPMTAREIQALLSPDEAMVLFAVADKESFVFALTRDAVDWKPVSLGGDALSAKVAAFRRGLDIGKASDASGKAGLFDLALANELYAALLGPVDALVRDKRSLLVAPVGALTALPFHLLVTEPPPSAIPETFAGYRDAAWLLKRQAVSVLPAASSLKASRVFARKEQSTKPLTGFGDPLFNPSREGSGSGRTAVKQASRALVTSAYTDFWQGAGVDRARLAAALPQLPDTADELNAVAKDLGAEASDIHLGAEASETTVKRAPLADYAIIYFATHGLVAGDVKGVAEPSLVLSIPNQPSDLDDGLLTSSEVAQLKLNADWVVLSACNTIAGDKPGAEALSGLARSFFYAGARALLVSHWSVDSEAATRLTISTFDRLKADPKLGRAEALRQAMLAYLNDTSSARNAYPAFWAPFALIGEGAAR, encoded by the coding sequence ATGAAGTCAGGCATTCATTTGATCGTCACGCTTGGGCTTGCGCTGGCCGCGAGCAGTAGCCTCTCCGCGCCGTCGTTCGCGCAGCAGGGCAGCGTCGCGGCGCTCAGTGCCAAAATCAACGCGCTCAGCCGCGCCGGCAAATATGCCGAGGCGCTACCGCTGGCGCAGGGCCAGCTCGACAGCCTCGAAAAGAAATACGGGTCCGACAACCGCGATGTCGCGGCGGCGCTGAACAATCTCGCCCAGATCTACGGCGCGCAGGGCCGCGACGCCGAGGCCGAGCCGCTGTTGAAGCGCGCCATCGCGATCCTCGACCGAGTGTCGGGGCTTGATTCCGCCGACGCTGCGCCTGAACTGAACAACCTTGCCGCGCTCTATCAGCGGCAGGAGCGCTATGCCGACGCCGAGCCGTTGTTCAAGCGGGCGCTGGCGATCCGCGAGAAGGCGCTGGGTCGAAACCATCCCGATCTCGGGCAGTCGCTCAACAATCTCGCGACGCTCTACGAGAAGCTCGGCCGCCACGCGGATTCGGAGCCGCTGTTCAAGCGCGCGCTCGCGATCTACGAAAAGGCGGCTGGTCCCGAGCATCCCGCGGTCGCGACCCTGCTCAACAATATCGGCCAGGTCGAGAAGGTGCAGGGGCGCTATTCGGAGGCCGAACCGCTGATCAGGCGCTCGCTTGCGATCCGCGAGAAAGTGCTCGGGCGCGAGCATCCCGATGTGGCGCGCTCGCTCAACAATCTCGCCGATCTTGATGAGCGGCAGCGCCGCTATGCCGATGCCGAGCCGCTCTATCAGCGCGCAGTCGCGATCCGGCAAGGCGCGCTCGGACCCGATCATCCCGATCTTGCAATATCGCTCAACAACCTTGCCGGGCTCTACCAGGCCGAAGGCCGCAGCGCGGACGCGCTGCCGATCGTCGAGACCACGATCACGAATGGCCGGGCGCAGCTCCGCGTGGCGCTGCCGGTCTTGCTCGCCGCGCAGCGCCAGCAATTGCTGGCCGGCGACCGCGCGCTCGACGCTGCGCTAAACGTCGTCCAGCGCGCCACCCAATCGTCGGCGGCGTCGGCCGTGAACAAGCTTGCGGTGCGGCTTGCCGCCGGCACCGACCGCCTCGCGCAACTGGTGCGTCGCGACCAGGACCTCGCGGCGGAAGCCGAGGCGCTCGATAAGTCGCTGCTCTCGGCGGTGTCGAAGGACCGCGCCAAACGCGACGCCGCAGGGGAAGCGCGCAGCCGTGCGCGGCTCGCCGCGATCGCCACCGAGCGCGCCGGCCTGCAAAAGACCTTTGCGACCGAGTTCCCCGACTATGCCGCGCTGTCGAATCCCATGCCGATGACTGCGCGGGAAATCCAGGCGCTGCTCTCGCCCGACGAGGCGATGGTGCTGTTCGCGGTCGCTGACAAGGAAAGCTTCGTGTTCGCGCTGACCCGCGACGCGGTCGACTGGAAGCCGGTCTCCCTTGGCGGCGATGCGCTGTCTGCCAAGGTTGCTGCATTTCGTCGCGGGCTCGATATCGGCAAGGCGAGCGACGCCAGCGGCAAGGCCGGCCTGTTCGATCTCGCACTGGCCAATGAACTCTACGCGGCGCTGCTCGGCCCGGTCGATGCGCTGGTCAGGGACAAGCGAAGCCTGCTGGTCGCGCCCGTAGGAGCGCTGACAGCGCTACCATTCCATTTGCTGGTCACCGAGCCGCCGCCTTCAGCGATTCCCGAAACATTTGCCGGCTATCGCGACGCGGCGTGGCTGTTGAAGCGGCAGGCGGTATCGGTGTTGCCTGCGGCTTCCAGCCTGAAGGCGTCGCGCGTCTTCGCGCGCAAGGAGCAGAGCACAAAGCCGCTGACCGGCTTTGGCGATCCGCTGTTCAATCCGTCGCGCGAGGGCTCGGGCAGTGGCCGCACCGCGGTCAAGCAGGCCTCGCGCGCGCTGGTGACGTCGGCCTACACCGATTTCTGGCAGGGCGCCGGCGTCGATCGTGCGCGGCTTGCCGCCGCGCTGCCGCAACTGCCTGACACCGCCGACGAATTGAATGCGGTCGCAAAGGATCTCGGCGCCGAAGCCTCCGACATCCATCTCGGCGCTGAAGCGAGCGAAACCACGGTGAAGCGCGCGCCACTGGCTGATTACGCAATCATCTATTTCGCAACGCATGGCCTTGTTGCAGGCGATGTGAAGGGTGTTGCGGAACCTTCGCTCGTGTTGAGCATTCCTAATCAGCCGTCAGACCTTGACGACGGACTGCTCACCTCGAGCGAGGTCGCGCAGCTCAAGCTCAACGCCGATTGGGTGGTGCTATCTGCGTGCAACACGATCGCCGGCGACAAGCCCGGTGCCGAAGCCCTGTCAGGGTTGGCGCGCTCGTTCTTCTATGCGGGCGCGCGAGCACTGCTGGTGTCGCACTGGTCGGTGGATTCGGAGGCCGCGACGCGGCTGACCATTTCGACCTTCGATCGCCTGAAGGCCGATCCCAAGCTGGGACGCGCGGAGGCGTTGCGCCAGGCGATGCTCGCCTATCTCAACGACACATCCTCGGCGCGAAATGCATACCCGGCATTCTGGGCGCCGTTCGCCCTGATCGGCGAAGGCGCGGCCCGCTAG
- a CDS encoding HugZ family protein produces MQPTADFDPARLARSLLRRSRQGALATLMTGTGDPYCSLVNLASHPDGSPILLISRLALHTKNIRADGRVSLMLDERAEGDPLEGARIMLGGKAEEVAQAERELVRRRYLGAHPSAEAFVEFKDFSFFLIKPSGAHLVAGFGRIVDLKPAQFLTDLGGAEALLEAEPGAVAHMNGDHREAMNLYATRLLGAESADWLCTGCDPEGMDMQAGRNTLRLDFPERVTNGTELRKMLVRLAGEARARQ; encoded by the coding sequence ATGCAACCGACCGCCGACTTCGACCCCGCCCGTCTTGCCCGCTCGCTGCTGCGCCGCAGCCGCCAGGGGGCGCTCGCTACGCTGATGACCGGTACCGGCGATCCCTATTGCTCGCTGGTCAATCTGGCCAGCCATCCCGACGGCTCGCCGATCCTGCTGATTTCGCGGCTGGCGCTGCATACGAAGAACATCCGGGCCGACGGCCGGGTGTCGCTGATGCTGGACGAGCGCGCCGAGGGCGACCCGCTGGAGGGCGCCAGGATCATGCTGGGGGGTAAAGCCGAGGAGGTCGCGCAAGCTGAGCGGGAGCTCGTCCGCCGCCGCTATCTCGGCGCCCATCCTTCGGCGGAAGCCTTTGTAGAATTTAAGGATTTTTCGTTCTTCCTGATAAAGCCGAGCGGCGCCCATCTGGTCGCCGGGTTCGGCCGTATCGTCGACCTCAAGCCGGCGCAGTTCCTGACCGATCTCGGCGGGGCCGAAGCGCTGCTGGAGGCTGAGCCCGGCGCGGTGGCCCATATGAACGGAGATCACCGCGAGGCCATGAACCTCTACGCCACGCGGCTACTCGGCGCGGAAAGTGCCGACTGGCTCTGCACCGGCTGCGACCCGGAGGGCATGGACATGCAGGCCGGCCGCAACACGCTGCGGCTCGATTTCCCCGAAAGGGTCACCAACGGCACCGAGCTGCGCAAGATGCTGGTGCGGCTCGCCGGCGAGGCGCGCGCCAGGCAATAG
- a CDS encoding glycogen/starch/alpha-glucan phosphorylase, translating into MQEQTNYPALNQPIDELALTEIKGAILAKLRLAIGKDATVATRRDWYKAATLALRDRIVHHWLTAEKQSYDAGAKRVYYLSLEFLIGRLFTDALNNMGLLPVFAAALGDLGVDLSELRKCEPDAALGNGGLGRLAACFMESMATLAIPATGYGIRYDFGLFRQIMNQGWQQEYPDEWLAFGNPWEFQRPEVVYNVHFGGHVEHVDERGRDRATWHPAETVEAMAYDTPIVGWRGQHVNALRLWSAHAPDPLQLDVFNSGDYVSASAEQARAEAICKFLYPNDESAAGRELRLRQEYFFVSASLQDLVKRQLASDGGLRSLAQKAAVQLNDTHPSLAVTELMRILVDLHNFRWDEAWKITVATFSYTNHTLLPEALETWPVELFERLLPRHLEIIYRINVAHLALAEERFPGDIEYRASVSLIDERSGRRVRMGQLAFVGSHRINGVSAMHSDLMKETVFHDLHHLYPSRITNKTNGITIRRWLMLANPRLTALLREACGEAVLDDFSLLERLETHSSDLEFQKRFRDVKHHNKLTLARLIRERNGIQVDPSALFDVQIKRIHEYKRQLLNVLETIALYHAMKDEPQRDWVPRVKIFAGKAAASYRYAKLIIKLISDVAEIVNNDASLGGKLKVVFLADYNVSLAEVIIPAADLSEQISTAGMEASGTGNMKLALNGALTIGTLDGANIEIRDNVGEENIAIFGLEAGDVMVRRKQGLDASDAIRNSPRLERAIRAIESGEFSPGDPARFASIGHALRYLDHYMVSADFDSYYDAQRGIDARWRVPSAWTRASILNVARMAWFSSDRTIREYAEDIWHVPVHPTASPQLGVQREAKG; encoded by the coding sequence TTGCAGGAACAAACAAACTACCCGGCATTGAACCAGCCGATCGATGAGCTGGCACTGACCGAGATCAAGGGCGCGATCCTGGCCAAGCTGCGGCTTGCGATCGGCAAGGACGCCACCGTTGCGACCAGGCGCGACTGGTACAAGGCCGCGACGCTGGCGCTGCGCGACCGCATCGTCCACCACTGGCTGACGGCCGAGAAGCAGAGCTACGACGCCGGCGCCAAGCGCGTCTATTATCTCTCGCTCGAGTTCCTGATCGGCCGGCTGTTCACCGACGCGCTGAACAATATGGGGCTGTTGCCGGTGTTCGCAGCCGCGCTCGGCGACCTCGGCGTCGACCTTTCGGAGCTGCGCAAATGCGAGCCGGACGCCGCGCTCGGCAATGGCGGCCTCGGACGGCTGGCGGCCTGCTTCATGGAGAGCATGGCGACGCTGGCGATCCCTGCGACCGGCTACGGCATCCGCTACGATTTCGGGCTGTTCCGCCAGATCATGAACCAGGGCTGGCAGCAGGAATATCCCGATGAGTGGCTCGCCTTCGGCAACCCCTGGGAATTCCAGCGGCCCGAGGTGGTCTACAACGTCCACTTCGGCGGCCATGTCGAGCATGTCGACGAGCGCGGCCGGGACCGCGCCACCTGGCACCCGGCGGAAACCGTCGAGGCAATGGCCTACGACACGCCGATCGTGGGTTGGCGCGGCCAGCACGTCAACGCACTTCGGCTGTGGTCGGCGCATGCACCCGATCCGCTCCAGCTCGACGTCTTCAACAGCGGCGACTACGTCTCGGCCAGCGCCGAGCAGGCGCGCGCGGAAGCGATCTGCAAATTCCTTTATCCGAACGACGAGAGCGCGGCGGGCCGCGAGCTCCGGCTGCGCCAGGAATATTTCTTCGTCTCGGCGTCGCTGCAGGATCTGGTGAAGCGGCAGCTCGCCTCCGACGGCGGCCTGCGCAGCCTCGCGCAGAAGGCCGCCGTGCAGCTCAACGACACCCATCCGAGCCTCGCAGTCACCGAGTTGATGCGCATCCTGGTCGACCTGCACAATTTCCGCTGGGACGAGGCCTGGAAGATCACGGTCGCGACCTTCTCCTACACCAACCACACGCTGCTGCCGGAGGCGCTCGAGACCTGGCCGGTCGAATTGTTCGAGCGGCTGTTGCCGCGCCATCTCGAGATCATCTACCGCATCAATGTGGCGCACCTCGCGCTCGCCGAGGAACGCTTCCCCGGCGATATCGAATATCGCGCGTCGGTGTCGCTGATCGACGAGCGGAGCGGCCGCCGGGTGCGGATGGGCCAGCTCGCCTTCGTCGGCTCGCACCGCATCAACGGCGTCTCGGCGATGCATTCCGACCTGATGAAGGAAACCGTATTCCACGACCTCCATCATCTCTATCCGTCGCGCATCACCAACAAGACCAACGGCATCACCATCCGCCGCTGGCTGATGCTGGCCAATCCGCGGCTGACCGCGCTGCTGCGCGAGGCCTGCGGTGAGGCCGTGCTCGACGACTTCTCGCTGCTCGAACGGCTCGAAACCCATTCGAGCGATCTCGAATTCCAGAAGCGCTTCCGCGACGTCAAGCATCACAACAAGCTGACGCTGGCGCGGCTGATCCGCGAGCGCAACGGCATCCAGGTCGATCCGTCGGCGCTGTTCGACGTGCAGATCAAGCGCATCCACGAATACAAGCGGCAGCTGCTCAACGTCCTGGAGACCATCGCGCTGTATCACGCGATGAAGGACGAGCCGCAACGCGACTGGGTGCCGCGCGTCAAAATCTTCGCGGGCAAGGCCGCGGCGAGCTATCGTTATGCCAAGCTGATCATCAAGCTGATCAGCGACGTCGCCGAAATCGTCAACAACGATGCATCGCTCGGCGGCAAGCTGAAGGTCGTCTTCCTCGCCGACTACAATGTCAGCCTCGCCGAGGTGATCATCCCGGCCGCCGATCTCTCCGAGCAGATCTCGACCGCCGGCATGGAGGCCTCGGGCACCGGCAACATGAAGCTCGCGCTGAACGGCGCGCTGACCATCGGCACGCTGGACGGCGCCAATATCGAGATCCGCGACAATGTCGGCGAGGAAAACATCGCGATCTTCGGCCTGGAGGCCGGCGATGTCATGGTCCGCCGCAAGCAGGGATTGGACGCCAGCGACGCGATCCGTAACTCACCGCGGCTGGAGCGCGCGATCCGCGCCATCGAGAGCGGCGAGTTCTCGCCCGGCGATCCCGCCCGCTTCGCCTCGATCGGGCACGCGCTGCGCTACCTCGACCACTACATGGTCTCGGCCGATTTCGATTCCTACTACGACGCGCAGCGCGGCATCGACGCCCGCTGGCGCGTGCCTTCCGCCTGGACCCGCGCCTCGATCCTCAACGTGGCCCGCATGGCGTGGTTCTCCTCCGACCGCACCATCCGGGAATATGCCGAGGACATCTGGCACGTGCCGGTGCATCCGACCGCCTCGCCGCAGCTTGGCGTTCAGCGCGAGGCGAAGGGCTAA